A portion of the Corynebacterium heidelbergense genome contains these proteins:
- a CDS encoding helix-turn-helix domain-containing protein, whose translation MPSYRRESAAPYLSLHEASELGYGGYSTLRKYISDGRLPHHRLGRRIRVRRGDLDALLTSADCDPVDAAIDRLLAAAPPLTAEQTRRLRDLLEGA comes from the coding sequence ATGCCCAGCTATCGGCGCGAGTCCGCAGCCCCATACCTATCGCTCCACGAAGCTTCGGAACTTGGCTACGGCGGATACTCCACCCTTCGCAAGTACATCAGCGATGGGCGCTTGCCCCACCACCGTCTTGGTCGCCGCATTCGCGTGCGCCGGGGCGATCTTGATGCTCTACTGACCAGCGCGGACTGTGACCCTGTTGATGCTGCCATCGATAGGCTGCTCGCTGCTGCCCCACCACTCACCGCCGAGCAGACGCGGCGTTTGCGCGACCTCCTCGAAGGTGCGTGA
- a CDS encoding DCL family protein: MPYTLGGLSFNTKKEVCAHASAVLNRAALDKFLHGPDARFACDLLAHHPDASRKRGVGVIGITVVHIADWGTRNFRVVRRDGSVDNWSIKKCISHLRPDDHPEGCHGSQSGAVGG; the protein is encoded by the coding sequence ATGCCCTACACCCTCGGTGGTCTGTCGTTCAACACTAAGAAGGAAGTCTGCGCTCACGCCAGCGCCGTCCTAAACCGCGCGGCCCTTGACAAGTTTCTTCACGGCCCCGATGCGCGGTTCGCTTGTGACCTCCTCGCGCATCATCCCGACGCCTCACGGAAACGTGGTGTGGGGGTTATTGGTATCACCGTGGTCCATATCGCGGACTGGGGTACCCGGAACTTCCGTGTTGTGCGAAGGGACGGCTCTGTCGACAACTGGTCGATCAAGAAGTGTATCTCCCACCTCCGGCCGGATGATCATCCTGAGGGCTGTCACGGGTCGCAGAGTGGGGCTGTGGGTGGCTGA
- the mobC gene encoding plasmid mobilization relaxosome protein MobC encodes MYRTTIRLSEDQAAFVEQLAERLGLRPVDVIRGALDALGARLPADWHWRLSELPPKTRASLSQLALSVDRVGVNVNQIARLCHRHGVGVEADVLLEQVAQVQQYLGAIEQAVKVQCRSPQ; translated from the coding sequence ATGTATCGCACGACGATTCGCCTGAGCGAGGACCAGGCTGCGTTTGTGGAGCAGCTAGCCGAGCGGCTTGGGCTGCGTCCCGTGGATGTGATCCGGGGGGCGCTCGATGCTCTCGGTGCTCGCCTGCCAGCGGACTGGCACTGGAGGCTCTCAGAGCTGCCGCCGAAGACTCGGGCGTCACTTAGTCAGCTGGCTCTGTCTGTGGATCGGGTGGGGGTCAATGTCAATCAGATTGCGCGGCTGTGCCACCGCCACGGGGTCGGTGTTGAGGCTGACGTTCTCCTAGAACAGGTGGCGCAGGTTCAGCAGTATCTCGGTGCGATAGAGCAGGCGGTGAAGGTGCAATGTCGGTCACCACAGTGA
- a CDS encoding metal-sensitive transcriptional regulator has translation MELSADSVRPAVNRLKRSKGQIEAVVRMLEEGQDCCKILQQLTAASKALDRAAFSILATGMAQCLGEDDQSEREALEKLFLAFS, from the coding sequence GTGGAACTTTCAGCCGATTCTGTGAGGCCAGCGGTCAACAGGCTCAAGCGGTCTAAGGGGCAAATTGAGGCGGTAGTGCGGATGCTGGAAGAGGGGCAAGACTGCTGCAAGATACTTCAACAGCTCACCGCTGCATCGAAAGCTTTGGATCGGGCCGCCTTCAGCATTCTGGCGACTGGCATGGCGCAATGCCTTGGCGAGGACGATCAGAGTGAGCGCGAAGCGCTAGAAAAGCTTTTCCTTGCGTTTTCGTAA
- a CDS encoding sulfite exporter TauE/SafE family protein, whose translation MTILHTLALGVLAVVIGLAVGILGGGGAILAVPVFTFVAGFPASQAVGASFVVVGASSLFGVLLRLRSGSIRWMVGLTMAAAGALGAQAGQWLGDFVSDRATLIIFALVMLLSAVSMLRGSRPSRSSRRPSIPLVLALGLGIGVLTGFTGAGGGFIIVPALVALAGLPFAAASATSLLVITINSASGLLGYLGEQSLPWATVGSVVAIALAGTFIGTWIASRVDGAKLKVVFGALTLVIGLGVLISQLVGAG comes from the coding sequence ATGACCATCCTTCACACCCTCGCGCTCGGCGTGCTCGCTGTTGTCATCGGCCTCGCCGTCGGCATCCTCGGCGGCGGTGGTGCCATCCTCGCGGTGCCGGTGTTTACGTTCGTCGCGGGCTTTCCGGCGTCGCAGGCGGTGGGGGCATCGTTCGTGGTAGTGGGGGCGTCGTCGCTGTTCGGTGTGCTGTTGCGCCTGCGCAGCGGTTCGATCCGGTGGATGGTGGGTCTAACCATGGCGGCCGCGGGCGCGCTGGGTGCTCAGGCGGGCCAGTGGCTGGGCGACTTCGTCTCCGACCGCGCGACCCTCATTATTTTTGCGCTGGTCATGCTTCTCAGCGCCGTGTCGATGCTGCGTGGTTCCCGCCCGTCTCGTTCTTCTCGACGCCCATCCATTCCCCTCGTCCTCGCACTCGGTTTAGGGATTGGAGTGCTGACTGGCTTCACGGGGGCAGGCGGCGGCTTCATCATCGTGCCCGCACTGGTGGCGCTGGCGGGGCTTCCCTTCGCAGCGGCATCGGCCACTTCCCTGCTGGTCATCACGATCAACAGTGCCAGCGGATTGCTGGGTTATCTGGGGGAACAATCGCTGCCGTGGGCCACGGTCGGCTCCGTGGTGGCGATCGCTTTGGCGGGTACGTTCATCGGCACGTGGATTGCCAGCCGAGTTGATGGCGCGAAGCTGAAGGTCGTTTTCGGCGCCCTGACGCTCGTCATCGGGCTCGGGGTGCTGATCAGTCAGCTGGTCGGCGCGGGCTAG
- a CDS encoding alginate lyase family protein — protein MVLMAAPLTACSSDDPGKHSAISQATASSDSTLASAQGFILTHQHLERVKSDAGAVAKIRQASAELGAYTPHPVAELNLLDHYTSTGTDEELDQGSQDLARDANAAYVKALSYLVTGNTDDAGQAQRILDAWATTLQNVGTVQVTNAPNFNGPYLLAAATWVRGVGG, from the coding sequence ATGGTGCTCATGGCCGCGCCGCTCACTGCCTGCTCCTCCGATGACCCGGGAAAACACTCCGCAATAAGCCAGGCGACGGCCAGCTCAGATTCAACCTTGGCGAGCGCCCAGGGCTTTATCCTTACCCACCAACATCTCGAGAGAGTCAAAAGCGATGCTGGCGCCGTAGCAAAGATTCGGCAGGCCAGCGCAGAACTGGGCGCCTACACGCCGCACCCCGTCGCGGAGCTGAATTTGCTCGATCACTACACCTCAACGGGAACAGACGAAGAACTTGATCAGGGCTCGCAAGACCTAGCCCGCGATGCCAACGCCGCCTACGTCAAGGCCCTCAGCTACCTCGTCACAGGAAACACCGACGACGCGGGCCAGGCACAACGCATTCTCGATGCGTGGGCCACAACCCTGCAGAACGTTGGGACGGTTCAGGTTACGAACGCCCCCAATTTCAATGGGCCCTACCTTCTCGCCGCGGCAACGTGGGTCCGCGGAGTCGGCGGCTAA
- a CDS encoding DNA-directed DNA polymerase, with product MSVLDSTSQALAEVVVDNPVASRKDVIGTQEEGKTPGQRSLAALPYGEGPIAAAAASGWRVGRVVDTATSRKHPASFVVLTKTVYRTATRAAGGFGSYPSVRGMRSGKNSIVVGFDTEFVGADSFDAERGWIGESEQVTRRIVSYQFAAIDPTNHDRLRLAVILPTPYHGPLGRRVARLSFGKALELATTALGLHEHPLAEGWTVKGVPCKDVMDANGKCQRGRWFRQKGEHAHALPITLVAHFQNADLTTFVDPVKMHNTWESAYPGGRKRRRSSAGYSGYRNRRLNDREPDILRAVISASAGMVSPKPIEWVLPGENKRWARPVVVSIRDTMAQSGAAKLSELGDAVGVGKLDVPDDWITRMDAYLFAHPAEFLDYASNDAVIALEYVSQMYGEDQEVALTLPTAAARAVRGIITAELAERQLGKPLVGVGPKINFNSVFGGLEKVTKKTEQTVSIENQLAYYRQRELQPLDGAAATWIHACALSFRGGYNMCAEVGLFRQTTHDLDLQSCYPTASSTIWDVDYLHPDGVILRTVNNVELSLDDFAEGGPLTPFVGFVSFEFDKSVAFPCLPVPVEGSMVYPRTSGGARGVWAMAPEVWLALKLGARVTCQIGHFGRTLRLEDGSPSRLLRRPYKTLLDDRARAKKEFGKKSFQQSVLKLMANSPYGKLAQGVMGQRGWDAWAQERDEVGGSAITSPWHASMTTSLSRAVLLATLNDLNDRGYSTPSCTTDGFITDAELVVVDGLELYGLSGLWRETREALTGSRDMWEEKHTQTDLLNVTTRANFSRQPCGVLAHGGYKLPEGIEVDSQEDRDHMYDLMASREGALPVTMKVFPSIEELTRVHNRLDFSPIVVDKQQTIEFDRKRRPVPDGMTVDMVMVDDEVFEVAHVQTVPWGSPEECELGRSVDGGLKRWDEKLGEPVWERSPVRRTRNQWLDYFDRLDVLLDEDGQIAEAERLDRISKGIVIAYRQGVIDIPWLGPDRPLADRLNAFGKFGLPKPKERFWSHARSKAERQIEVDFDAIAPYAAKMQASDPFAKDTDEQV from the coding sequence ATGAGCGTGCTGGACTCCACCTCGCAGGCCCTCGCAGAGGTCGTCGTCGACAACCCCGTTGCGTCCCGAAAAGACGTTATTGGGACGCAAGAAGAGGGCAAAACACCTGGTCAGAGGTCACTGGCGGCACTCCCCTATGGGGAAGGCCCCATTGCCGCCGCTGCCGCCAGTGGGTGGCGGGTGGGCCGGGTGGTCGACACCGCGACCTCGCGCAAGCACCCGGCGTCGTTCGTCGTGCTGACCAAGACGGTCTATCGGACGGCGACCCGTGCGGCGGGCGGCTTCGGTTCGTACCCGTCGGTGCGGGGGATGCGGTCGGGCAAAAACTCGATCGTCGTCGGGTTCGACACCGAGTTCGTCGGTGCAGACTCGTTCGACGCCGAGCGTGGCTGGATCGGCGAGAGCGAGCAGGTCACGCGCCGGATCGTGTCCTACCAGTTCGCTGCCATCGACCCGACCAACCACGACCGGCTGCGGCTGGCCGTCATTCTGCCGACCCCATACCACGGCCCACTTGGTCGCCGCGTGGCTCGTCTGTCGTTCGGCAAGGCGCTGGAGCTGGCCACCACGGCGCTGGGCTTGCACGAACACCCGCTGGCAGAGGGTTGGACAGTCAAGGGCGTGCCCTGCAAAGACGTGATGGACGCCAACGGCAAGTGTCAACGGGGGCGGTGGTTCCGGCAGAAGGGCGAGCATGCGCACGCGCTGCCGATCACGCTCGTGGCGCACTTCCAAAACGCCGACCTGACGACCTTCGTCGACCCGGTGAAGATGCACAACACCTGGGAGAGCGCCTATCCTGGCGGCAGGAAGCGACGCCGGTCGAGTGCCGGCTACTCGGGGTATCGGAATCGTCGGCTGAACGACCGGGAGCCGGACATCCTGCGTGCGGTGATCTCGGCCAGTGCGGGGATGGTCTCGCCCAAGCCCATTGAGTGGGTCCTGCCTGGTGAGAACAAGCGCTGGGCTCGCCCGGTGGTGGTCTCGATCCGCGACACGATGGCGCAGTCGGGCGCTGCGAAGCTGTCTGAGCTGGGCGACGCCGTGGGCGTGGGGAAGCTGGATGTGCCCGACGACTGGATCACGCGCATGGACGCGTACCTGTTCGCCCATCCCGCCGAGTTTCTCGACTACGCTTCTAACGACGCCGTGATCGCCTTGGAGTACGTCAGCCAGATGTACGGCGAGGACCAGGAGGTCGCGCTCACGCTGCCGACGGCTGCGGCCCGTGCCGTCCGCGGCATCATCACGGCCGAGCTCGCAGAGCGCCAGTTGGGCAAGCCCCTGGTGGGGGTCGGGCCCAAGATCAACTTCAACTCCGTGTTCGGCGGTCTGGAGAAGGTCACCAAGAAGACCGAGCAGACCGTGAGCATCGAGAACCAGCTCGCCTACTACCGGCAGCGCGAGTTGCAACCGCTGGACGGTGCTGCGGCGACGTGGATTCATGCCTGTGCCCTGTCCTTCCGGGGCGGGTACAACATGTGCGCGGAGGTGGGGTTGTTCCGGCAGACCACCCACGACCTCGACCTCCAGTCGTGCTATCCGACGGCCAGCTCGACCATCTGGGATGTTGACTACCTGCATCCCGACGGCGTGATCCTGCGGACGGTGAACAACGTTGAGCTGTCGCTGGACGACTTCGCCGAGGGTGGGCCGTTGACGCCGTTTGTGGGGTTCGTGTCGTTCGAGTTCGACAAGTCGGTGGCCTTCCCCTGCCTGCCCGTGCCCGTCGAGGGGTCGATGGTCTACCCCCGGACGTCGGGTGGTGCACGTGGGGTGTGGGCGATGGCTCCCGAGGTCTGGTTGGCGCTGAAGCTGGGTGCCCGGGTGACGTGCCAGATCGGACACTTCGGTCGCACTCTGCGGCTGGAGGACGGGTCGCCGTCGCGTCTGCTGCGCCGCCCGTACAAGACGCTGCTGGACGACCGGGCGCGGGCCAAGAAAGAGTTCGGCAAGAAGTCCTTCCAGCAGTCCGTGCTCAAACTGATGGCCAACTCCCCCTACGGCAAGCTCGCCCAGGGTGTCATGGGTCAGCGTGGCTGGGATGCCTGGGCGCAGGAGCGCGACGAGGTGGGTGGTTCGGCGATCACGTCCCCGTGGCACGCTTCCATGACCACCTCCCTTTCTCGTGCGGTGCTGTTGGCCACGCTCAACGACTTGAACGACCGTGGGTACTCGACACCGAGCTGCACGACCGACGGGTTCATCACCGACGCCGAGCTGGTCGTGGTCGATGGTCTGGAGCTCTACGGGCTGTCGGGGCTGTGGCGCGAGACCCGCGAGGCGCTGACAGGTTCGCGGGACATGTGGGAGGAGAAGCACACCCAGACAGACCTGCTCAACGTCACCACCCGCGCGAACTTCTCCCGGCAACCCTGCGGCGTGCTCGCTCACGGCGGGTACAAGCTACCCGAGGGGATCGAGGTCGATAGCCAGGAGGATAGGGACCATATGTACGACCTCATGGCCTCCCGTGAAGGCGCGCTGCCGGTGACGATGAAGGTCTTCCCGTCGATAGAGGAGCTGACCCGCGTCCACAACCGGCTGGACTTCTCCCCCATCGTCGTCGACAAGCAGCAGACTATCGAGTTCGACCGTAAGCGTCGCCCTGTGCCCGACGGCATGACGGTCGACATGGTGATGGTCGACGATGAGGTCTTCGAGGTCGCTCACGTACAGACCGTGCCGTGGGGCTCCCCGGAGGAATGCGAACTTGGCAGGTCCGTCGATGGCGGGCTGAAACGGTGGGACGAAAAGCTGGGTGAGCCCGTGTGGGAACGCTCGCCGGTGCGCCGGACGCGCAACCAGTGGCTGGACTATTTCGACCGACTCGATGTGCTCCTTGACGAGGACGGTCAGATCGCTGAGGCCGAGCGGCTGGACCGCATCTCCAAAGGCATTGTGATCGCCTACCGCCAAGGCGTCATTGACATCCCGTGGCTCGGTCCTGACCGTCCATTAGCCGATCGGCTCAACGCCTTCGGGAAGTTCGGGCTGCCCAAACCCAAAGAGCGCTTCTGGTCCCATGCACGGTCCAAGGCCGAACGTCAGATCGAGGTTGACTTCGATGCTATCGCGCCGTATGCGGCCAAGATGCAGGCCTCCGATCCATTCGCCAAAGACACAGACGAGCAGGTGTGA